In Drosophila subpulchrella strain 33 F10 #4 breed RU33 chromosome X, RU_Dsub_v1.1 Primary Assembly, whole genome shotgun sequence, the DNA window GGACCCGAGAGGGGCAAGTGCCTGCCCATCGAGGAGTGCGTGGAGGAGCTGGGTTTTGTCCAGGCCAAGGATTCGGCCGAGTGCTTCCACACGGTCTGCTGCCTGCAGACCCGTCTGGCATACTCGCAATCGATGAAGGACTACTGCAACAGCGATCCAAAGCCTCACATTTCCAATGGAGAGCTGGCCAATATCCGGGAATTCCCCTGGATGGCCATGTTGCTGTACGGAGATCGGCTGCTGCCCAAGTGCGGCGGCTCCCTGGTGGGCAAGAAGTGGGTCCTCACCGCCGCCCATTGTGTGCCAAGCATGGAGAATCACGAGGAGAAACTGCGTCTCGTTCGTCTGGGAGTGTGGGATGTTCGGCAAACTAAGGATTGCCGGGGGCCCAACTGCACGCCACCCCCCGAGGACTTTCCCATCGAAAGGGCCATTGTGCACGAGCTGTACCGACCCTACGGCACTATTGGGACCAATACGGAAAAGCACTCCAACGACATTGCCCTGCTGCTTCTTGGCCGGGTCGTCACCTACACGCAGTTCATTCAGCCCATCTGCCTGCCACCGTTGTTTATTCCCTCCCGCAAAGATGTCTATGCGGACTACAACCTGACCATCGCCGGTTGGGGTCGCACCAATGGCCTGTCAGTGACCACCAGCACTGTGAAGATCAAGGCCCAGGTTAATGGCTGGTCCACGGAAAGCTGTAAAAAGCAGTACTCGGACGTGACTTGGGGTCAGATGTGCGCCGGAGGCGGCGCCACCATGAAGGGAAGCTGCTTTGGCGACTCCGGCGGCCCGGTGATGGACGACAACCAGCTGGTGGGTATCATCTCGCTGGGTGGGTCCAATTGCGGTTCCGATCGCACACCGATGGTCGTCACGCGGGTGGATACCTTTATGGGATGGCTGGCGCAGCACATGCAGTTCTCACTATGAAATCAATGCGTTGTGACATAGAGCCAACCTCAACGAAGCCAAGAATACGATTTGTGTTATGTCAAGATCCTGTGATTATTATTGAAATTCTCTTTTTGGAGTagttaaaaaaagtttgtttgGTTGGTGGATGATGATATTGTTTACGATGATGTTGATGATGTGGTTGCAGCGATGATTGGTGATCCTCACGCTAAAGCTTTTATCTAATCGCGCCTGCTACGCTTGCGATCCGAATGGCTGCTGCGCTCGTTGTTCTTCTCCTCGGCTCGCTTGGGCGCCTTTTTGGCCATGTTCAAGAACTGATCCAGACCGAATGGATCCTCCTCTTTCTCGAACTCAACGGGTCCACTTCGCTGACCGGCGGCCGCATCACGGGAAGCACCAGAGAATTGCTTGTCCGGCACGAAACGCTTGGTATTTACAATGGCATCTAGATCACCGCCGTAATTCTCGCTGTCTGCCTGCTTGCTGGGTCGGTAGATGTGGGCCCCCAGTGTGTTGGAATCGCGCCAGGGCTTGTCGTACACATTGTACGCCTCGTCATCCCCGTAACCGGAGTCCATGCCCTTGGTGGTGTTGAAGAGACGCTGATCGAATAGGGTCTCGCCATTGCCAGCACTCTTGGCGGGCAAACCCAGGGCGATCTGCTCGGAGATGTCGCGCTCCCGCTCCCTCTGCAATTTCGATCGCTTTTCCGGGGCCGCCCGCTGCAGATTCCTGTCCCGCTGGCGTTCCCTTTGACGCTCCGCTCGCAAATCGTTGCGTTCACGTGCCTCTGCCCCTCCACCACCCGACGGACCCGATGGCTCAGCTGCCTCTGGATTGCGTAGACCCGCTCGCTCCTCGCGAGCCCGCTGCGCCATCATACGCAGCATATCCTCCTTCTTCTCCTTCTCCTTCTGGGCCAGCTTTTTCTCCAGCTGGGCGCGGGCCTCCACCGCCTCGCGAGCCTTGCGATCGGCTATGTACAGTGCCTCGGCCATCTTGGCGAACTTCTCGTTGATGTGCACTTGCTGCAGACCGCGTCCATCAGCTGCCAGACGCTTGTCCAGGGGAATGGTGTAACCTGAGGGCAACGAAAAGTGTGCGTTAGTTGAAATACTAGTGATAAGTCCAATAAACCCAGCCAGTACACAGAAAAGCACCCTGAAACCCCACTGACCTTTGGCGTTCTTCCAGTTGGATATGCAGGGCGGGATCTTCCACTCCTTTTGCTCCTTGACCGTCACCTTGCGCGACGGCGAGTGGAGGACGGGTGCCGGAGGCGAGGGCGGCCCACGTGGAATCTTCTTGTTGATGCGGAACTTGGGCGGCTCCATCGGATCGAGCTGCGCCTCCACCATTCGGATGACCCGCTGCTTAGCGCCCGAATTAAAGGCATCACCCTGCTGTGAGGGCGTGTAGCGGATGTACTGGGCTGGACCCGCCTTCTGGGCATGGCGCACGGGCAGCGCCGAGGTGATCTTCTGATTGGTCAGCTTCTCCAGTGCCAGGCGAGTCTCCTCTGTCGTCTCCAGTACCGTTTCCTCGTCTGGTCGCTGCAGTTCGTCCGCATCTTCGGCCAAAACCTCAGCCGGCAGCAGTTGCGAGATGGACGAGTACACAACCTTGTCCTTGCCATGTCCTTGGCGCGCTATGGCATCGTATTTGACCTTTCCCTTGTCGTCCAGGCGAACGGCCAGTGCATCCGATTTCTTGCCCACATTTCCTGGTGCTCCCAAACCTATAAAGGAGAAAAGGGATATATAGTATATGGGTTAATAGGACTTAAGATTATAAGATAGCGAGACTTCTGATTAGCGAATATACTACATAGGATCTTTCTGATTGGTTGGCATAGAAACATATATGCTATATACTACATAGGGTTAAGGGTCTCCGCAGAAAACTATCTTGTTTcgataataattatagcttcaACCACAGATTTTAAAACGTAGGCACTCTTTTTGCATAAAATTATGCATACATAGAGGTTTACATCGACCAGCTTTGCGATGCTGGTGAGGAATACACTTTAAGGCCTAGGATCAGGCAAATACATATGCTGATCAAATGTGTGGGACTCCTTCGAGGAACCACGACCAGATTTCCTGAAAAGCAAAGAGAAAGTTGGATTACGGGAGAGAGAACCCACCCAGTGGATACTGCGCCACATGAATCTCCGGGAAGGCGCCGCCGTCGCCGAAGTCGGCATCCGTGCGCGGAATCCAATCCTTGCGCTGTCCGTACGGCGGAGCTGCGATTTTGGCGGAGACCAGGGCTCCGATCTTCGGGGCTCCGCGGGCGGCCAGGCGACGCTCGTCCTCCCGATCCCAGACCGCGTTCGTCGGCGTGGGCAGCAGGCTCGATAGCGACATGTCGGTTTTCTTCTTGCTGGCGACTTAATTCCTATGTGAAACCACCTTTTTGCCTTCCCTTCGATTTGCAAGCACAAAAAATACAATGGAAAATTGGGAAAAAAACACGCACGCACACGGACAGACACACACAAGCGTACGGCTGTGTGGTTGCCAGACTGCTTGCCACCAAAATACCACTGGGATACGGTCTCACTTAGAGTTGGAAAATGTATACTTGTTTTGctcaatataaataatatttttaggaGAAAACAAACGAATGACAGCCGTTATTAAAAGATTGGAACCCAAAGTTAAATgtattgataaatattttagttaagCTTAATACTTCAGAAGCGTTTACATACATATCATGTGAAAGCTACAACTCTAGCTACTTTTTAGCTAAAAACATATCGCACCGCCCCTGGCTGCAAACAGTGCCATCACTAGCAGTGCAgtcaacaaaattaaatttgtttttttatttggcCAAACTTTCAATACGATGTACACATTGATGCACGGCTTCTACAAGTACATGACTCAGAAGGACGACTACTGCGTGGTGATCCTGGGCCTGGATAATGCTGGCAAAACGGTATGGGGCTGAATCAGCCGGGAAAAACACGACTTGTAGACCCAAAACTAACACCTGTGCCCACGTAGACTTACCTGGAGGCCGCCAAAACCACGTTCACGCGGAACTACAAGGGCCTGAATCCCAGCAAGATCACGACGACAGTGGGCCTCAACATCGGCACCATCGACGTGCAGGGCGTGCGCCTCAATTTCTGGGATCTCGGTGGCCAGCAGGAGTTGCAATCGCTGTGGGACAAGTACTACCAGGAGTCCCACGGCGTCATCTACGTGATCGACTCCAACGATCGCGAGCGCATGGACGAGTCCAAGGCGATCTTCGGTAATTGCAGATGGTCTATACACAAATctttagaaaatgttattttgcAGGCCAGTGTACTTGATTCTTGAAAAAATCCATccgttttaaattgattttcatattttcccCATACAGATAGCTCTTATCGTCCCAATTTAAACTCATGTTTCCTTTTCTTCTTTAATAATTGTTAGCTTTCATCTTAACTGGTTATTATATTATGAAACCCCTTTCAAAACcacaatatatttgagaatAGCTACAAGAGATTTTATAGCTTATGATGGCCTCTTTCAGACAAGATGATCAAGAACGAGCTGCTGTCCGGCGTGCCTCTGCTCATCCTGGCCAACAAGCAGGATCTGCCGGATGTGATGGGAGTGCGGGAGATCAAGCCGGTGTTCCAGCAGGCTGGCGCCTTGATAGGGCGTCGAGATTGCCTCACCATTCCAGTGT includes these proteins:
- the LOC119557070 gene encoding spaetzle-processing enzyme-like, whose product is MVLRSGTFGLYLCVVFLASSCGKPRLYFGICHGPERGKCLPIEECVEELGFVQAKDSAECFHTVCCLQTRLAYSQSMKDYCNSDPKPHISNGELANIREFPWMAMLLYGDRLLPKCGGSLVGKKWVLTAAHCVPSMENHEEKLRLVRLGVWDVRQTKDCRGPNCTPPPEDFPIERAIVHELYRPYGTIGTNTEKHSNDIALLLLGRVVTYTQFIQPICLPPLFIPSRKDVYADYNLTIAGWGRTNGLSVTTSTVKIKAQVNGWSTESCKKQYSDVTWGQMCAGGGATMKGSCFGDSGGPVMDDNQLVGIISLGGSNCGSDRTPMVVTRVDTFMGWLAQHMQFSL
- the LOC119557069 gene encoding puff-specific protein Bx42, whose amino-acid sequence is MSLSSLLPTPTNAVWDREDERRLAARGAPKIGALVSAKIAAPPYGQRKDWIPRTDADFGDGGAFPEIHVAQYPLGLGAPGNVGKKSDALAVRLDDKGKVKYDAIARQGHGKDKVVYSSISQLLPAEVLAEDADELQRPDEETVLETTEETRLALEKLTNQKITSALPVRHAQKAGPAQYIRYTPSQQGDAFNSGAKQRVIRMVEAQLDPMEPPKFRINKKIPRGPPSPPAPVLHSPSRKVTVKEQKEWKIPPCISNWKNAKGYTIPLDKRLAADGRGLQQVHINEKFAKMAEALYIADRKAREAVEARAQLEKKLAQKEKEKKEDMLRMMAQRAREERAGLRNPEAAEPSGPSGGGGAEARERNDLRAERQRERQRDRNLQRAAPEKRSKLQRERERDISEQIALGLPAKSAGNGETLFDQRLFNTTKGMDSGYGDDEAYNVYDKPWRDSNTLGAHIYRPSKQADSENYGGDLDAIVNTKRFVPDKQFSGASRDAAAGQRSGPVEFEKEEDPFGLDQFLNMAKKAPKRAEEKNNERSSHSDRKRSRRD
- the LOC119556118 gene encoding ADP-ribosylation factor-related protein 1 is translated as MYTLMHGFYKYMTQKDDYCVVILGLDNAGKTTYLEAAKTTFTRNYKGLNPSKITTTVGLNIGTIDVQGVRLNFWDLGGQQELQSLWDKYYQESHGVIYVIDSNDRERMDESKAIFDKMIKNELLSGVPLLILANKQDLPDVMGVREIKPVFQQAGALIGRRDCLTIPVSALHGEGVDEGIKWLVEAIKRHAVVRPPREND